The following are from one region of the Hydrogenimonas sp. SS33 genome:
- a CDS encoding 2-oxoglutarate ferredoxin oxidoreductase subunit beta, with protein sequence MAFNYDEYLRVNKMPTLWCWGCGDGVILKAFIRAMDKLGISKDDMCVVSGIGCSGRFSSYIDVNTVHTTHGRTIAYATGIKLANPDKHVVCVAGDGDALAIGGNHTIHGCRRNIDITLILINNFIYGLTNSQTSPTTPQGMWTVTMKKGNIDPTFDACKLAEAAGASFVAREKVTEPRKLEKVFVEALKHKGFSFVDVFSNCHINLGRKNKMQSAMENLDWIDQISMSKKKWEKLPDEEKDKYFPTGILKQDNEVEEYTNLYQKLKDIYQGKRGPLTPEDFKKSSSEG encoded by the coding sequence ATGGCTTTCAATTACGATGAATATTTGCGCGTCAACAAGATGCCGACACTCTGGTGCTGGGGATGCGGTGACGGCGTGATTCTGAAGGCGTTCATCCGCGCCATGGACAAACTCGGCATCAGCAAGGACGACATGTGTGTCGTCTCCGGTATCGGCTGTTCCGGCCGCTTCTCCTCCTATATCGACGTCAACACGGTCCACACGACCCACGGGCGTACCATCGCCTATGCCACCGGTATCAAACTGGCCAACCCCGACAAACATGTCGTCTGTGTCGCCGGTGACGGCGACGCCCTGGCGATCGGGGGGAACCATACCATCCACGGCTGCCGACGTAATATCGACATCACGTTGATTCTCATCAACAACTTCATCTACGGTCTGACCAACTCCCAGACCTCTCCCACCACGCCGCAGGGGATGTGGACGGTTACGATGAAGAAAGGTAACATCGACCCGACCTTCGATGCCTGCAAACTGGCCGAAGCGGCCGGCGCCTCTTTCGTCGCCCGCGAAAAGGTAACCGAACCCCGAAAGCTGGAAAAAGTTTTCGTGGAAGCGCTGAAACACAAAGGCTTCTCCTTCGTTGATGTCTTCTCCAACTGCCACATCAACCTGGGCCGCAAGAACAAGATGCAATCCGCCATGGAGAACCTGGATTGGATCGATCAGATTTCTATGTCAAAAAAGAAGTGGGAAAAGCTGCCTGACGAAGAGAAAGACAAATATTTCCCCACCGGTATCCTGAAACAGGACAACGAAGTGGAAGAGTATACAAACCTCTATCAGAAGCTCAAAGATATCTATCAGGGCAAACGTGGGCCTCTGACGCCGGAAGATTTCAAAAAATCGAGCAGTGAAGGATAA
- a CDS encoding 2-oxoglutarate synthase subunit alpha has translation MSDKRELISSGNELSAIAAVDAGCMFFGGYPITPSSEIMHTISDLLPKVGGAAIQMEDEIGGICAAIGASMSGVRALTATSGPGISLKAENLGLAQMAEVPLVVVNVMRGGPSTGLPTRVSQGDVAQAKNPSHGDYKSITLCAGNLAECYTEVVRAFNLADRFMQPVIVLTDETIGHMHGKALLPSLEEVKAGIKQRKTFDGPPEEYKPYGVGPDEPAVLNPMFKGYRYHFTGLHHDADGFPTEEIETCRKLIDRLFRKVDAHRDELESNEEFMLDDADILFVAYGSASLAAKEAILELREQGIKAGLFRPITLWPSPEERLYELGQKFDKVLSIELNQGQYLEEIQRAMGRKDIQKLTKTNGRPFSPADIINKVKEVF, from the coding sequence ATGAGTGACAAAAGAGAATTGATATCTTCCGGTAACGAACTTTCCGCCATCGCCGCGGTCGACGCCGGCTGTATGTTCTTCGGGGGGTATCCCATCACCCCGTCGAGTGAAATCATGCACACCATCTCCGACCTGCTTCCCAAAGTGGGCGGTGCGGCGATCCAGATGGAAGATGAAATCGGCGGTATCTGTGCCGCCATCGGCGCATCCATGAGCGGTGTACGCGCCCTTACGGCGACATCCGGCCCCGGAATCTCCCTGAAAGCGGAGAACCTGGGTCTGGCCCAGATGGCGGAAGTGCCCCTGGTCGTCGTCAACGTCATGCGCGGCGGCCCCTCCACCGGTCTGCCCACCCGTGTCTCCCAGGGGGATGTCGCCCAGGCGAAAAACCCGAGCCACGGTGACTACAAGTCGATCACTCTGTGTGCCGGAAACCTCGCCGAGTGTTACACGGAAGTGGTCCGCGCCTTCAACCTGGCCGACCGTTTCATGCAGCCGGTCATCGTCCTGACCGACGAAACCATCGGCCATATGCACGGCAAAGCGCTTCTGCCCAGCCTCGAAGAGGTCAAAGCCGGCATCAAACAGCGCAAGACTTTCGACGGTCCGCCGGAAGAGTACAAACCCTACGGCGTCGGTCCGGACGAGCCCGCGGTTTTGAACCCGATGTTCAAAGGGTACCGTTACCACTTCACCGGGCTCCATCACGACGCCGACGGTTTCCCGACTGAAGAGATCGAAACCTGCCGCAAGCTGATCGACCGTCTTTTCCGCAAGGTAGACGCCCATCGTGACGAATTGGAGAGCAACGAAGAGTTCATGCTCGACGATGCCGACATTCTCTTCGTCGCCTACGGTTCCGCCTCTCTGGCGGCCAAAGAGGCGATTCTCGAACTGCGTGAGCAGGGGATCAAAGCGGGCCTTTTCCGCCCCATTACCCTCTGGCCGAGCCCGGAAGAGCGCCTCTATGAACTTGGACAGAAATTCGACAAGGTTCTCTCTATCGAACTGAACCAGGGACAGTATCTCGAAGAGATTCAGCGGGCGATGGGTCGCAAAGATATCCAGAAACTGACCAAAACCAACGGTCGTCCCTTCTCTCCGGCAGACATTATCAACAAAGTCAAGGAGGTATTCTAA
- a CDS encoding carbonic anhydrase family protein, giving the protein MKKGIALFFATAFATSVAMAGHHTIHWGYSGHGGPEHWGELSDDFKMCMIGRNQSPIDIRTDTAYQTKLPAIGFDYHTPTKDVVDNGHTEQVDIEAGSGITIDGIRFELKQFHFHTPSENRIDGKSFPLEAHFVHADEHGNLAVVALMFKYGKTNPVLAKIWNKMPKHAGKKHHLTMTAEDVQHLLPKNRAYYRFNGSLTTPPCSEGVRWFVLKHPVTVSKAQVRKFARILGFANNRPVQPINARVILK; this is encoded by the coding sequence ATGAAAAAAGGCATCGCACTCTTTTTCGCCACGGCATTCGCCACCTCCGTCGCCATGGCGGGACACCATACCATCCACTGGGGTTACAGCGGCCACGGCGGCCCCGAGCACTGGGGTGAACTCTCCGATGACTTCAAAATGTGTATGATCGGCAGGAACCAGTCCCCCATCGACATCCGCACCGACACCGCCTACCAGACCAAACTGCCGGCGATCGGGTTCGACTACCATACCCCCACCAAAGATGTGGTGGACAACGGCCACACCGAGCAGGTGGATATCGAAGCCGGCAGCGGTATCACGATCGACGGCATCAGGTTCGAACTGAAGCAGTTCCACTTCCATACCCCCAGCGAAAACCGCATCGACGGCAAATCCTTCCCCCTGGAAGCCCACTTCGTCCATGCCGACGAGCACGGCAACCTGGCGGTCGTGGCGCTGATGTTCAAATATGGCAAAACCAACCCGGTTTTGGCGAAAATCTGGAACAAAATGCCCAAACATGCGGGCAAAAAACATCATCTGACCATGACGGCGGAAGATGTCCAGCACCTTCTTCCCAAAAACAGGGCCTACTACCGCTTCAACGGCTCCCTGACGACGCCTCCCTGTTCCGAAGGGGTGCGATGGTTTGTTCTGAAGCACCCGGTCACCGTCTCCAAAGCCCAGGTACGCAAATTCGCGCGCATCCTCGGCTTTGCCAACAACCGGCCGGTGCAGCCGATCAACGCCCGCGTTATTCTCAAGTAG
- a CDS encoding heavy metal-associated domain-containing protein, with protein MKKRFAVANIRCEGCANTIRNALSQRFGDSVEVDLEAVPRIVTVDLAEEEDEAFFTSTLRKLGYPLIDDETSGIESAVMKGKSFVSCAIGKFNPTKEKQ; from the coding sequence GTGAAGAAGCGATTCGCCGTCGCCAACATCCGCTGCGAAGGGTGTGCCAATACGATTCGTAACGCCCTCTCCCAGCGGTTTGGCGACAGTGTGGAGGTCGATCTTGAGGCAGTGCCACGAATAGTAACAGTGGATCTGGCCGAGGAAGAGGATGAAGCCTTTTTTACGTCGACCTTAAGGAAGCTGGGTTATCCTCTAATCGACGATGAGACTTCAGGCATCGAAAGCGCCGTGATGAAAGGTAAGAGTTTCGTTTCGTGCGCCATAGGAAAATTCAACCCAACGAAGGAGAAGCAATGA
- a CDS encoding 2-oxoacid:acceptor oxidoreductase family protein has translation MSRIVMRFTGVGGQGVLLAGEIFAAAKIKMGGYGVKTATYTSQVRGGPTVVDIQLDDKEIWYPYAIDGQIDFMLSVADKSFQLFKNGVREGGTIVIDPNLVYPKDEDYAKWNIYEIPIITIAKEEVGNVITQSVVALAIANTFTKALPEDILIETMLSKVPKKVHEANLKAYELGKKYAEEAIAKGPVKK, from the coding sequence ATGAGTAGAATTGTCATGCGATTTACCGGGGTCGGCGGACAGGGCGTCCTGCTGGCCGGTGAGATTTTCGCCGCGGCGAAAATCAAAATGGGCGGCTACGGTGTCAAAACCGCAACCTACACATCTCAGGTACGGGGCGGCCCGACCGTCGTCGATATCCAGCTTGATGACAAGGAGATCTGGTACCCCTATGCCATCGACGGGCAGATCGACTTTATGCTTTCCGTCGCCGACAAGAGTTTCCAGCTCTTCAAGAACGGGGTGCGCGAAGGCGGTACCATCGTCATAGACCCCAACCTGGTCTATCCGAAAGACGAAGACTATGCCAAGTGGAACATCTATGAGATTCCGATCATCACGATCGCCAAGGAAGAGGTCGGAAACGTCATCACCCAGAGCGTCGTGGCACTGGCCATCGCCAACACCTTCACCAAGGCGCTTCCCGAAGATATCCTGATCGAAACGATGCTCAGCAAAGTTCCGAAAAAGGTTCACGAAGCGAACCTCAAAGCCTATGAACTCGGTAAAAAATATGCCGAAGAGGCTATCGCCAAAGGGCCTGTGAAGAAGTGA
- a CDS encoding molybdopterin-dependent oxidoreductase, translating into MIRTACPLDCYDACAVTCDPAHPHKPIATQGHPMSNGALCAMLNRYMHEMPRIEKPRVDGKEVSMEEALDAVAASLKGKKSLLWRGSGNLGVMQSVTNLLMEKTGGWLTHGSLCDAAGQAGIEAGRGLNRVLPPEQIAKADVVVVWGRNLTVTNAHLMPFIEGKKLVVIDPVKTPIAKKADLHIQLKPRTDFYLAVMLARFNIMEDAQNDEWLESMEMEIDDFYDFTRSFRIKAILEFMGLGLDQMGDLLLLLQQPRVVYLVGAGVQKYSIGHYVLQAIDSLAATLGHFGKEGCGVSFLGNSRLGFDDPFRVKTKTVSIVTTPFEEFDTVIVQGGNPAASMPNTSRVITSLKEVENLVYFGLYENETSELARIVLPAKSFLEKEDIRLSYGHQYVMRMNKVVDSDIGISEYDFTKKMFEKLGFDGLESESAYLQRWLDQCEREEETHISPAYEEIPYAEGFREDGDEPFEFIDDFDDDFEDIKPLRKFRKKGVKEEEGIYRFLTPKSPHSLNTQFRRDDRVYLHPSLGYRDGERVIVYSEVGEHAFRVETTEKLRPDCVLIHAGTYGVNYLTPDIESEEGDNACFQEIKVKIRRETEHRD; encoded by the coding sequence ATGATACGCACCGCCTGTCCCCTCGACTGTTACGATGCCTGTGCCGTCACCTGTGACCCGGCCCATCCCCACAAGCCCATCGCCACCCAGGGGCACCCCATGTCCAACGGCGCCCTCTGCGCCATGCTCAACCGTTATATGCACGAAATGCCCCGCATCGAAAAACCGAGAGTCGACGGCAAAGAGGTCTCCATGGAAGAGGCGCTGGATGCCGTTGCGGCATCATTGAAAGGGAAAAAGTCGCTGCTTTGGCGGGGTTCCGGGAACCTGGGCGTCATGCAGAGCGTTACCAACCTGCTGATGGAAAAGACGGGCGGGTGGCTCACCCATGGAAGCCTCTGCGACGCGGCGGGCCAGGCGGGCATCGAAGCGGGGAGGGGGCTCAACCGTGTGCTGCCACCGGAGCAGATCGCCAAGGCGGATGTCGTGGTCGTCTGGGGGCGCAACCTGACGGTGACCAACGCCCATCTGATGCCCTTCATCGAGGGGAAAAAGCTGGTGGTCATCGACCCGGTCAAAACCCCCATCGCCAAAAAGGCGGACCTTCACATTCAGCTCAAGCCCCGCACCGATTTCTACCTGGCGGTGATGCTGGCGCGCTTCAACATCATGGAGGATGCCCAGAACGACGAATGGCTGGAGTCGATGGAGATGGAGATCGACGATTTCTACGACTTTACCCGGAGTTTTCGCATCAAGGCCATTCTGGAGTTCATGGGGCTTGGCCTCGACCAGATGGGGGATCTTTTGCTGCTGCTTCAGCAGCCCAGGGTGGTCTACCTGGTGGGGGCCGGGGTTCAGAAGTACAGCATCGGCCATTACGTGCTGCAGGCCATCGACTCCCTGGCGGCGACCCTGGGGCATTTTGGAAAGGAGGGGTGCGGCGTCAGTTTCCTGGGCAACAGCCGGCTGGGTTTCGACGATCCTTTCAGGGTGAAAACCAAAACCGTCTCCATCGTCACCACCCCTTTCGAGGAATTCGACACCGTCATCGTCCAGGGCGGCAACCCCGCCGCTTCCATGCCCAACACGTCCCGGGTCATCACCTCTTTGAAAGAGGTGGAAAACCTGGTCTATTTCGGCCTCTACGAAAACGAAACCAGCGAACTGGCACGCATCGTCCTGCCCGCCAAAAGTTTTCTGGAGAAGGAGGATATCCGCCTCAGTTACGGCCACCAGTACGTGATGCGGATGAACAAGGTCGTCGACAGCGACATCGGCATCAGCGAGTACGATTTCACGAAAAAGATGTTCGAGAAGCTGGGTTTCGACGGGCTCGAGAGCGAATCGGCCTACCTGCAGCGGTGGCTCGACCAGTGCGAGAGGGAGGAGGAAACCCACATCTCCCCCGCCTATGAAGAGATTCCCTATGCCGAAGGGTTCAGGGAGGATGGGGACGAACCTTTCGAATTCATCGACGATTTCGACGACGATTTCGAAGATATCAAACCGCTTAGAAAATTCAGAAAGAAGGGGGTAAAAGAGGAGGAGGGGATCTACCGTTTCCTCACCCCCAAATCTCCCCACTCCCTCAACACCCAGTTCAGGCGGGACGACAGGGTCTATCTGCACCCCTCGCTGGGGTACAGAGACGGGGAGCGGGTCATCGTCTATTCGGAGGTCGGAGAGCACGCCTTCAGGGTCGAAACCACGGAGAAGCTCCGCCCCGACTGCGTGCTCATCCATGCCGGTACCTACGGCGTCAATTACCTCACCCCGGATATCGAGAGCGAAGAGGGGGACAATGCCTGCTTTCAGGAGATCAAGGTGAAGATCCGTCGTGAAACAGAGCATAGAGATTAA
- a CDS encoding Fe-S-containing hydro-lyase, with amino-acid sequence MSQVHYLETPLTDEDIMNLKAGDIVYLSGTIFTARDAAHKRLVDLIENKEELPFPLQGAVIYFVGPTPPKPGEPIGSAGPTTSYRMDSYSPTLIKYGLKGMIGKGKRNQAVKDACKEYKAVYFGATGGAGALLGKLIKDAKVIAYEELGPEAIRMLKVENFPVTVINDAYGNDLYEEGRKQYEVKD; translated from the coding sequence ATGAGCCAAGTACACTACCTCGAAACACCTTTGACGGACGAAGATATCATGAACCTCAAAGCCGGGGATATCGTCTACCTCTCCGGCACGATTTTCACGGCGCGCGACGCGGCCCATAAACGGTTGGTGGACCTGATCGAAAACAAGGAGGAGCTCCCCTTCCCGCTGCAGGGCGCCGTCATCTATTTCGTCGGGCCGACTCCGCCCAAACCGGGTGAACCCATCGGCAGCGCCGGGCCGACGACGAGCTACCGGATGGACAGCTATTCCCCCACGCTCATCAAGTACGGCCTCAAGGGAATGATCGGAAAAGGGAAGCGGAACCAGGCGGTCAAGGATGCCTGCAAAGAGTACAAAGCGGTCTATTTCGGCGCCACCGGCGGTGCCGGCGCGCTTTTGGGCAAGCTCATCAAGGATGCAAAAGTGATCGCCTACGAAGAGCTGGGGCCCGAAGCGATCCGCATGCTGAAAGTGGAGAACTTCCCCGTCACCGTCATCAACGACGCCTACGGCAACGACCTCTACGAAGAGGGCCGCAAACAGTACGAAGTCAAAGACTGA
- the mdh gene encoding malate dehydrogenase, giving the protein MGKGKRVGVVGAGNVGSTVAFILAMNGVCHEIILRDNKLDIARGKALDMSQAAAAARSHTIVSVAEEPEQLKDCDVVVVTAGSPRLPGMSRDDLLLTNAEITKEVVNDIKTYSPNAIIIMVSNPLDAMTYVALKESGFERNRVLGMAGILDSSRMAYFIQEKLGYGAGQIRASVMGGHGDDMVPLPRYSTVAGVPLNDLLTDEEIDEIVERTKHGGAEIVGYLKTGSAYYAPAKSTTIMVEAILKDTKQIYPCAVYLDGEYGYSDIVSGVPVSIGANGAEEIITVSLNACERKMFRRSVDSVQKLVDTLKQHNFFKED; this is encoded by the coding sequence ATGGGGAAAGGAAAACGAGTCGGTGTCGTCGGAGCCGGGAATGTCGGTTCGACGGTCGCCTTCATTCTGGCGATGAACGGCGTCTGCCATGAAATCATTCTGCGTGACAACAAACTGGATATCGCCAGGGGAAAAGCGCTGGATATGAGTCAGGCGGCGGCCGCGGCGCGCAGCCACACCATCGTCTCCGTCGCGGAAGAGCCCGAACAACTCAAAGATTGCGACGTGGTCGTGGTAACGGCCGGAAGCCCGCGCCTGCCAGGCATGAGCCGGGACGACCTGCTGCTGACCAACGCGGAGATCACCAAAGAGGTGGTCAACGACATCAAGACCTACTCGCCCAACGCCATCATCATCATGGTCTCCAACCCTCTGGATGCCATGACCTACGTGGCGCTGAAGGAGAGCGGTTTCGAACGCAACCGCGTGCTGGGAATGGCCGGTATTCTGGACAGCTCCCGGATGGCCTACTTCATCCAGGAGAAGCTGGGGTACGGCGCGGGCCAGATCCGCGCCTCGGTCATGGGCGGCCACGGGGACGACATGGTGCCCCTGCCGCGCTACTCCACCGTCGCCGGCGTGCCCCTCAACGACCTGCTGACCGATGAGGAGATCGACGAGATCGTCGAGCGCACCAAGCACGGCGGGGCGGAGATCGTCGGATACCTCAAAACGGGTTCCGCCTACTATGCGCCGGCCAAATCGACGACGATCATGGTGGAAGCGATTCTGAAAGACACGAAACAGATCTACCCCTGCGCCGTCTACCTCGACGGAGAGTACGGCTACAGCGACATCGTCAGCGGTGTACCGGTGAGCATCGGCGCCAACGGCGCGGAAGAGATCATCACCGTTTCACTCAACGCCTGTGAGCGCAAAATGTTCAGGCGCTCCGTCGACTCGGTCCAGAAACTGGTCGATACGCTCAAACAACACAACTTCTTCAAAGAGGATTAA
- a CDS encoding 4Fe-4S binding protein, giving the protein MSLMKAPENTPVWTDESRCKACDICVAVCPAGVLAMRYDPHTILGQMITVVEPDACIGCNECELSCPDFAIFVADKKEYKFAKLTEQAKERAKKIAENNYMVLGA; this is encoded by the coding sequence ATGAGTCTGATGAAAGCGCCGGAGAACACTCCGGTATGGACCGACGAGAGCCGATGCAAAGCGTGCGATATCTGTGTCGCCGTCTGCCCCGCAGGCGTTCTGGCGATGCGCTACGACCCCCATACCATTCTGGGGCAGATGATTACCGTCGTCGAGCCTGATGCCTGCATCGGGTGCAACGAGTGTGAACTCTCCTGTCCCGATTTCGCCATTTTCGTGGCGGACAAAAAAGAGTACAAATTCGCCAAACTGACCGAGCAGGCGAAAGAGCGTGCGAAGAAGATCGCCGAAAACAACTATATGGTTCTCGGTGCCTAA
- a CDS encoding fumarate hydratase, with amino-acid sequence MREIHYDDIVSAVKNMVIHTATNLPEDALNKLKEAHEKEKSPVAKKVLEQLLENAEIARDEKRPLCQDTGLAVYFVKVGQDVRIVGGLLKDAINEGTEKGYIEGYLRASTCDCFTRENLKDKIGYNLPAVIHIDLVEGDKIDIEYAAKGGGSENVSRARVLAPAQGREGVIDFVKSVISEAGPNPCPPIIVGVGIGGTFEKAAISSKHALFREAGQPNPDPEVAEFEKELLYELNKLGIGAMGMGGTETVLAVHVEKNPCHIASLPVSVNVQCHSSRHSHITL; translated from the coding sequence ATGAGAGAGATTCATTACGACGACATCGTATCCGCGGTCAAGAATATGGTCATCCATACGGCGACGAACCTGCCGGAGGATGCCCTGAACAAGCTCAAAGAGGCCCACGAAAAAGAGAAGAGCCCCGTCGCCAAGAAGGTGCTGGAGCAGCTTCTGGAGAATGCCGAAATCGCACGGGACGAGAAGCGCCCCCTCTGCCAGGATACGGGCCTGGCGGTCTACTTCGTCAAAGTGGGGCAGGATGTCCGCATCGTCGGCGGCCTCCTCAAAGACGCCATCAACGAAGGGACAGAAAAGGGGTACATCGAAGGGTATCTGCGCGCCTCCACCTGCGACTGCTTCACCCGGGAGAACCTGAAGGACAAAATCGGCTACAATCTGCCGGCCGTCATTCATATCGACCTGGTGGAAGGGGACAAGATCGACATCGAGTACGCGGCCAAGGGCGGCGGAAGCGAAAACGTCAGCCGCGCCCGCGTTCTCGCGCCCGCCCAGGGACGGGAAGGGGTCATCGACTTCGTCAAGAGCGTCATCTCCGAAGCGGGCCCCAACCCCTGTCCTCCGATCATCGTCGGCGTGGGCATCGGCGGTACCTTTGAAAAGGCGGCCATCTCCAGCAAGCATGCCCTTTTCCGCGAGGCGGGCCAGCCCAACCCCGATCCGGAGGTCGCCGAATTCGAAAAAGAGCTGCTCTACGAGCTCAACAAGCTGGGAATCGGCGCCATGGGTATGGGCGGTACGGAGACGGTGCTGGCGGTCCATGTGGAGAAGAACCCCTGCCACATCGCTTCCCTGCCGGTCAGCGTCAACGTCCAGTGCCACAGCAGCCGGCACAGCCATATCACCCTTTAA
- the sucD gene encoding succinate--CoA ligase subunit alpha: protein MSILVNKDTKVIVQGFTGKEGTFHASQCIDYGTQIVGGVTPGKGGQEHLGKPVFNTVREAVETTGATVSMIFVPPAFVADAVMEAAEAGIELAVIITEGAPVRDMMYAKMYATKKGMSTIGPNCPGIITAEECKIGIMPGFIFKKGPVGLISKSGTLTYEASNQVVKEGLGITTAVGIGGDPIIGLSYKQLLPMFEADPETEAIVMIGEIGGDLEIQAAQFIKENITKPVVAFIAGQTAPKGKRMGHAGAIISGGSGTAAEKMAALEAAGVKVVVSPADIGKAVKEVMGK from the coding sequence ATGAGTATTCTGGTCAACAAAGATACGAAAGTCATCGTCCAGGGATTTACCGGCAAAGAGGGGACTTTCCACGCTTCCCAGTGTATCGACTACGGTACCCAGATCGTCGGCGGCGTCACACCCGGCAAAGGAGGGCAGGAGCATCTCGGCAAACCGGTCTTCAACACCGTCCGGGAAGCGGTTGAGACGACGGGAGCCACGGTCTCCATGATCTTTGTTCCGCCGGCCTTCGTCGCCGACGCGGTCATGGAAGCGGCGGAAGCGGGCATCGAGCTGGCGGTCATCATTACCGAGGGGGCGCCCGTTCGGGACATGATGTACGCCAAAATGTACGCCACCAAGAAGGGAATGAGCACCATCGGCCCCAACTGCCCCGGTATCATCACCGCCGAAGAGTGCAAAATCGGCATCATGCCCGGCTTTATCTTTAAAAAGGGTCCGGTGGGCCTCATCTCCAAATCGGGTACCCTCACCTACGAAGCCTCCAACCAGGTGGTCAAAGAGGGGCTGGGCATCACGACCGCCGTCGGTATCGGCGGCGACCCGATCATCGGGCTTAGCTACAAGCAGCTTCTGCCCATGTTCGAAGCCGACCCCGAAACTGAAGCGATCGTCATGATCGGCGAGATCGGCGGCGACCTGGAGATCCAGGCGGCGCAATTCATCAAGGAGAACATCACCAAGCCCGTCGTCGCCTTCATCGCGGGTCAGACGGCACCCAAAGGGAAACGGATGGGCCACGCCGGCGCCATCATCAGCGGCGGCAGCGGTACGGCGGCGGAGAAGATGGCGGCTCTGGAAGCGGCCGGTGTCAAAGTTGTCGTTTCGCCTGCGGACATCGGCAAAGCCGTCAAAGAAGTGATGGGGAAATAA
- the sucC gene encoding ADP-forming succinate--CoA ligase subunit beta, which translates to MNIHEYQAKEIFRQYGVPVPRGQVAFTVDEAVEAARNLGGNIWVVKAQIHAGGRGLGGGVKLAKSLDEVRDWADKILGMTLVTHQTGPEGKLVQKVYIEEGADIAKEYYLGMLLDRAAEMPVMMASTEGGMEIEKVAAETPEKIVKVHIDPSVGFQGYHGRELAFGLGLAKEEIGPFIKFAKALYEVYMDKDAEMIEINPLIKTGDGKFLALDAKMGFDDNALGRHPDILEMRDLSEEEPTEVEAKEHGLSYVKLDGNVGCMVNGAGLAMATMDIIKHEGGEPANFLDVGGGANPETVAKGFEIILKDPNVKAIFVNIFGGIVRCDRVANGILEATKITDVNVPVVVRLDGTNAEEAAEILKNAGIKNIISATDLADGAKKAVEAAK; encoded by the coding sequence ATGAATATACATGAATATCAGGCGAAAGAGATCTTCCGACAGTACGGCGTTCCCGTACCCCGCGGTCAGGTCGCCTTCACCGTCGACGAAGCGGTGGAAGCCGCCCGCAACCTGGGCGGTAACATCTGGGTCGTCAAAGCCCAGATCCACGCAGGCGGACGGGGCCTCGGCGGCGGCGTCAAGCTGGCAAAGTCCCTTGATGAAGTCCGTGACTGGGCCGACAAGATCCTGGGCATGACCCTGGTGACCCACCAGACCGGTCCCGAAGGGAAACTGGTCCAGAAGGTCTACATCGAAGAGGGTGCCGATATCGCCAAGGAGTACTACCTGGGAATGCTCCTCGACCGTGCCGCGGAGATGCCGGTCATGATGGCCTCCACCGAAGGGGGAATGGAGATCGAGAAGGTGGCGGCCGAAACGCCGGAGAAGATCGTCAAGGTCCATATCGACCCCTCCGTCGGATTCCAGGGCTACCACGGCCGCGAGCTCGCTTTCGGCCTCGGCCTGGCGAAAGAGGAGATAGGCCCCTTCATCAAGTTCGCCAAAGCGCTCTATGAAGTCTATATGGACAAAGACGCCGAAATGATCGAGATCAACCCCCTCATCAAGACCGGCGACGGCAAATTCCTGGCGCTTGACGCCAAAATGGGCTTCGACGACAACGCCCTTGGCCGCCACCCCGACATTCTCGAAATGCGCGACCTGAGCGAAGAGGAGCCCACGGAAGTGGAAGCCAAAGAGCACGGCCTCAGCTACGTCAAGCTCGACGGAAACGTAGGCTGTATGGTCAACGGCGCCGGCCTGGCGATGGCGACGATGGACATTATCAAACACGAAGGGGGCGAACCTGCCAACTTCCTCGACGTGGGCGGCGGGGCCAACCCCGAAACGGTCGCCAAGGGATTTGAGATCATCCTCAAAGACCCCAACGTCAAAGCAATCTTCGTCAACATTTTCGGCGGCATCGTACGCTGCGACCGTGTCGCCAACGGTATTCTTGAAGCGACGAAAATCACCGATGTCAACGTGCCCGTCGTGGTGCGCCTTGACGGAACCAATGCGGAAGAGGCGGCGGAGATTCTCAAAAACGCCGGTATCAAAAACATCATTTCTGCGACCGACCTCGCCGACGGTGCGAAAAAAGCGGTCGAAGCTGCGAAGTAA